A portion of the Bulleidia sp. zg-1006 genome contains these proteins:
- the hpf gene encoding ribosome hibernation-promoting factor, HPF/YfiA family yields the protein MRFEIVGKNVEITKAMRSQIEDKLTGLEKYLLVEDDTIARVVARVYPKSQKVEITIPTKIGTVRAEVVQEDFYAALDLAIDKLEDQIRRQKTRLSKRHREHLAKAFIDESAKAEEKEVPVRTKIIQADKMSLDEAILQMELLGHSFYVYTDEETNKKAIVYQRDLGGYGLLEVQE from the coding sequence ATGCGTTTTGAAATTGTTGGTAAGAATGTGGAAATCACAAAGGCTATGCGTAGCCAAATTGAAGACAAGCTAACCGGCTTAGAAAAGTATCTCTTAGTGGAGGATGATACAATAGCTCGTGTTGTGGCTCGTGTGTATCCAAAATCACAAAAGGTGGAAATTACCATTCCAACCAAGATTGGCACGGTTCGTGCTGAAGTTGTTCAAGAGGATTTCTACGCGGCTCTTGATTTGGCGATTGACAAGCTGGAGGATCAAATTCGTCGCCAAAAAACGCGTCTTTCGAAGCGCCATCGTGAACATTTAGCGAAAGCTTTCATTGATGAAAGCGCAAAAGCAGAGGAGAAAGAAGTTCCGGTTCGTACAAAAATTATTCAAGCGGATAAGATGTCCCTTGATGAAGCCATTCTTCAAATGGAATTATTGGGACATAGTTTCTATGTCTATACGGATGAGGAAACGAATAAAAAAGCCATTGTTTATCAACGTGATTTAGGTGGTTACGGTTTACTTGAGGTACAAGAATAA
- a CDS encoding metallophosphoesterase, which produces MSTYVMSDLHGCYDEFLEMLDKIHFNQYDHLYINGDICDRGPKSIPLLQFIMAQSNMTVILGNHDVWLRDYADYLIDLKNNRQKEPACYELRLWMEANGGASTIDQFLSLSNPECYDIKCYLESLNPYQNLKVQNHPYSLVHAGLGKEIKDYHLIPSLKENTLVWCEEDLTANSLSNSTLIVGHVPTFIYGKQYENHIIHTDHDVFHIDGGCVFGRCLLCLRLDDQQEFSVPSKQVKP; this is translated from the coding sequence ATGTCTACCTATGTTATGAGTGATTTGCACGGCTGTTATGATGAATTTTTAGAAATGTTAGATAAAATTCATTTCAATCAATATGACCATCTGTACATCAACGGTGATATTTGTGATCGTGGTCCTAAATCTATTCCTTTATTACAATTTATTATGGCTCAGTCAAATATGACTGTCATTTTAGGTAATCATGATGTTTGGTTAAGAGATTATGCAGATTACTTAATTGATTTAAAAAACAATCGTCAAAAAGAACCGGCTTGTTATGAACTTCGTTTGTGGATGGAAGCCAATGGTGGTGCCTCGACCATTGATCAATTTTTATCTTTATCTAATCCCGAATGCTATGACATTAAATGTTACTTAGAAAGTTTAAATCCTTATCAAAACCTAAAAGTACAAAATCATCCATACTCCCTTGTGCACGCTGGTTTAGGAAAAGAAATAAAAGATTACCATTTAATTCCTTCACTTAAAGAAAACACATTGGTTTGGTGTGAAGAGGATTTAACTGCCAATTCTCTTTCTAATAGCACTTTAATCGTCGGTCATGTTCCAACTTTCATTTATGGGAAACAATATGAAAACCATATCATTCATACCGACCACGATGTCTTTCATATTGATGGCGGTTGTGTCTTTGGTCGTTGTCTTCTTTGTTTAAGATTAGATGATCAACAAGAATTTTCAGTACCATCCAAACAAGTTAAGCCATGA
- a CDS encoding MG284/MPN403 family protein: protein MCIQCYQDQQRILMYVGQAYQCCKKKFQRSAYDEQFLNLIEKALMTCSTETNWIIRYDYLEKKKNNWYMEYFAKSSYYRLKKVAIVEFLNCLELS, encoded by the coding sequence ATGTGTATCCAGTGTTACCAAGATCAGCAAAGAATTCTGATGTACGTCGGTCAAGCTTACCAATGTTGTAAAAAGAAATTTCAACGAAGTGCATACGATGAACAATTTTTGAACTTGATCGAAAAGGCACTGATGACCTGTTCAACAGAAACAAATTGGATTATTCGTTATGATTATTTAGAAAAGAAGAAAAACAATTGGTACATGGAATATTTTGCTAAATCTTCTTATTATCGTTTAAAAAAAGTAGCGATTGTCGAATTCTTAAATTGCCTAGAACTCTCTTGA
- a CDS encoding ROK family protein, producing MKTYIGIDLGGTNVRVAKVSETGEILASIKSASYGNEGVEKVLSNLKSLVREIPNWKNCIAIGIGVPGPVNTKTGAMNLETNLPGFQGYPLAGELKKEFGMPVFIDNDANVAALAEAMVGAGKDFSSIYYVTISTGIGGAFVWHKQVISGSHGFGGEIANIIVDRNREKINYLNVGAIENEDSGTAIVRKGKALFPQEDIQHAGQVFQLAKQANPDALKLKAEIVRDLGQLFATISCVVDPEAFVLGGGVMKSADLFFSEVIESFKTQSHTFVGDTPFLMAECDEPGVIGAAMLPMSQGL from the coding sequence ATGAAAACATATATTGGAATTGATTTAGGTGGAACGAATGTGCGAGTGGCTAAGGTCAGTGAAACAGGGGAAATATTAGCTAGTATAAAAAGCGCTTCTTATGGAAATGAAGGCGTTGAAAAGGTGTTATCTAATTTGAAATCTTTGGTTCGTGAAATTCCCAATTGGAAAAATTGTATAGCAATCGGTATTGGTGTTCCAGGTCCTGTCAACACCAAGACAGGAGCGATGAATTTAGAAACAAATTTACCGGGTTTTCAAGGCTATCCTTTAGCCGGTGAATTAAAGAAAGAATTTGGGATGCCTGTGTTTATTGATAATGATGCGAATGTGGCTGCTTTAGCGGAAGCGATGGTTGGTGCCGGAAAAGATTTTTCCAGTATTTACTACGTAACAATTTCAACGGGTATTGGTGGTGCTTTCGTTTGGCATAAACAAGTGATTTCGGGAAGTCATGGTTTTGGTGGAGAAATTGCGAATATTATCGTTGATCGTAATCGTGAGAAGATTAATTATTTAAATGTTGGGGCAATCGAAAATGAAGACAGTGGTACAGCGATTGTTCGAAAAGGAAAAGCTTTATTCCCTCAAGAAGATATTCAACACGCCGGTCAAGTATTCCAATTAGCGAAACAAGCTAATCCAGATGCCTTGAAATTAAAAGCAGAAATCGTCCGTGATTTAGGACAATTGTTTGCGACAATCTCTTGTGTTGTGGATCCTGAAGCTTTTGTGTTGGGCGGTGGCGTTATGAAATCAGCTGACTTGTTCTTTAGTGAAGTGATTGAATCCTTTAAAACACAATCACATACCTTTGTTGGTGATACACCATTTTTAATGGCAGAATGTGATGAGCCGGGGGTTATTGGGGCGGCAATGTTGCCAATGTCACAAGGATTATGA
- a CDS encoding C1 family peptidase: MKIELKEIERLEKKYSKNEKATVLRHALSTHPLNDVVHNEMADRDNQNMFSLDLETMPVTNQLQSGRCWIFSALNVLREATAKKYNVEELEFSQNYVAFYDKLEKANWFMTCAIQEIGAGLDSEKMRFLLKEAVGDGGQWNMLVSLIRKYGIVVKSAMPETYQSSHTNSNILLNRRLRRFVLDIQGKNETQIAQLHKEALEEIYGLLASCFGLPPKTFTWEYRDKDKKFHRLENLNPVKFYEDLGIALEDYIYIINGPTADKKFYQTYSVELLGNVVDGEDICMLNLPMDELKEAVIAQMKDGMPTWFGCDCLQFANRTTGAWDDQQYAYASSFDMKLEMSKAELLDSHESMMNHAMVLTGVNLVNNQPNRWKIENSWGDTIAHKGYFVASDTWFDQYVYVAAVNKKYLSKKALNALKKPSKVLKPWDPFGTLASTK; the protein is encoded by the coding sequence ATGAAAATTGAGTTAAAAGAAATTGAAAGACTAGAGAAAAAATATAGTAAGAATGAGAAAGCGACGGTATTACGTCATGCTTTAAGTACGCATCCATTAAATGATGTTGTCCACAATGAAATGGCAGACCGAGATAACCAAAACATGTTCTCCTTAGATTTAGAAACAATGCCGGTGACGAACCAACTTCAATCAGGACGTTGTTGGATTTTCTCGGCATTAAATGTTTTAAGAGAAGCGACAGCTAAGAAATATAACGTAGAAGAATTGGAATTCTCACAAAATTATGTAGCATTTTACGATAAATTAGAAAAAGCCAACTGGTTTATGACCTGTGCCATTCAAGAAATCGGGGCTGGATTAGATTCTGAAAAAATGCGTTTCTTACTCAAAGAAGCTGTTGGTGATGGTGGTCAATGGAATATGTTAGTGAGTTTGATTCGTAAGTATGGAATTGTTGTAAAGTCCGCAATGCCGGAAACTTACCAATCATCCCATACAAACTCCAATATTTTATTAAATCGTCGTCTACGCCGTTTTGTTTTGGATATTCAAGGCAAGAATGAAACGCAAATTGCTCAGTTGCATAAAGAGGCCCTAGAAGAAATTTATGGTTTATTAGCTTCTTGTTTCGGTTTACCACCCAAAACATTCACTTGGGAATATCGTGATAAAGACAAAAAATTCCATCGCTTAGAAAACCTAAATCCAGTGAAATTTTATGAAGATTTAGGTATTGCTTTAGAAGATTATATCTATATTATCAATGGACCAACCGCAGACAAGAAATTCTATCAAACATATTCGGTTGAATTATTGGGAAATGTAGTGGATGGTGAGGATATCTGTATGTTAAATCTACCAATGGATGAGCTGAAAGAAGCTGTTATTGCCCAAATGAAAGATGGTATGCCAACATGGTTCGGTTGTGATTGCTTACAGTTTGCTAATCGTACAACAGGGGCGTGGGATGATCAACAATATGCTTATGCTTCTAGCTTTGATATGAAATTAGAAATGAGTAAAGCAGAACTGTTGGATAGTCATGAATCCATGATGAATCACGCCATGGTTTTGACAGGTGTTAATTTAGTAAATAATCAACCAAATCGTTGGAAGATTGAGAATTCTTGGGGCGATACGATTGCTCATAAAGGCTATTTCGTTGCTTCGGATACATGGTTTGATCAATATGTTTATGTAGCAGCGGTCAATAAGAAGTATTTAAGTAAGAAAGCCTTGAACGCTTTAAAGAAACCATCAAAGGTCTTAAAACCTTGGGATCCGTTTGGAACGCTAGCAAGCACAAAATAA
- a CDS encoding YebC/PmpR family DNA-binding transcriptional regulator, with the protein MGRAHEVRAASMAKTAAMKSKLYSRFGKEIFIAAKSGVPDPEMNLNLKRKIAEAKSNQVPADVIKRAIEKAKGGDADNYSAARYEGFGPAGATVIVDCLTDNTNRSITDVKTCFNKCKGFKMVNAGSASYTYESVGLFVFPFEDEEAMLDAMMEGDVDVLDMNVEDGVMTVKTSFTDFGKAHEVFEEKFPNLTFETCEATWLPSEYVTLTEQEDIDAYHKLMDMLNEVDDVDKVYSNVLIQSK; encoded by the coding sequence ATGGGAAGAGCACATGAAGTACGAGCTGCTTCGATGGCAAAAACAGCTGCCATGAAATCAAAATTATATTCGCGTTTCGGAAAGGAAATCTTTATTGCGGCGAAGTCTGGTGTTCCTGATCCTGAAATGAACTTAAATTTAAAACGAAAGATTGCGGAAGCTAAGAGCAATCAGGTTCCTGCCGATGTTATTAAGCGTGCCATTGAAAAGGCAAAAGGTGGCGATGCAGACAATTATTCAGCAGCTCGCTATGAAGGCTTTGGTCCTGCTGGAGCAACGGTTATTGTGGATTGCTTAACGGATAACACCAATCGCTCAATTACAGATGTTAAAACCTGTTTTAACAAGTGTAAAGGATTTAAGATGGTTAATGCCGGTAGTGCTTCTTATACTTATGAAAGTGTGGGATTATTTGTATTCCCATTTGAAGATGAAGAAGCCATGTTGGATGCCATGATGGAAGGCGATGTGGATGTTTTAGATATGAATGTTGAAGATGGCGTGATGACGGTTAAAACTTCTTTTACTGATTTTGGCAAGGCGCATGAAGTTTTTGAAGAAAAGTTTCCAAATTTAACATTTGAAACTTGCGAAGCCACTTGGTTGCCAAGTGAATATGTGACATTAACTGAACAGGAAGACATTGATGCCTATCACAAGTTAATGGATATGTTGAATGAAGTGGATGATGTGGATAAAGTCTACTCAAATGTTTTAATTCAATCAAAATAA
- a CDS encoding DUF177 domain-containing protein — translation MKWTKAQLLQNDNLHLDQDLQFSQADLEQMPEILALENVHLVAHGYLNEEETEVLVHLDLEGDMVLPDSITNKPLRLPFQTESDEVYSFVPSEEDGVRLVENGVVDLHKAILDVIQLEVPLQVTQAADDEYPEGDGWKVYSEAAYQQSQAKEMDSRLAKLKEFKEQD, via the coding sequence GTGAAGTGGACGAAGGCGCAGTTATTGCAAAATGACAACTTACATTTGGATCAAGATTTACAGTTTTCACAAGCTGATTTGGAACAAATGCCGGAGATTTTAGCGCTTGAGAATGTTCATCTAGTCGCCCATGGTTATCTGAATGAAGAAGAAACAGAAGTTTTAGTTCATTTAGACTTGGAAGGTGATATGGTACTTCCCGATTCCATTACGAACAAACCTCTTCGCTTACCATTTCAAACGGAAAGCGATGAAGTGTATAGCTTCGTTCCAAGTGAAGAAGATGGTGTTCGCCTAGTTGAAAATGGTGTTGTGGATTTGCATAAAGCAATCTTAGATGTCATTCAATTAGAAGTTCCTCTACAAGTAACACAAGCAGCCGATGATGAGTATCCCGAAGGGGATGGCTGGAAGGTCTATAGTGAAGCTGCCTATCAACAAAGTCAGGCTAAGGAAATGGATTCTCGTTTGGCAAAGTTGAAAGAATTTAAAGAACAAGATTAG
- the rpmF gene encoding 50S ribosomal protein L32 encodes MAVQQRRNSKTRKNKRRTHYKLAAATFVKCPNCGAYKLPHHACPSCGSTGKESSAVNA; translated from the coding sequence ATGGCTGTTCAACAAAGAAGAAATTCAAAAACACGCAAGAACAAGAGAAGAACGCACTACAAATTAGCCGCTGCCACATTCGTGAAGTGCCCTAATTGTGGCGCTTACAAGCTTCCTCACCACGCATGCCCAAGCTGTGGTAGCACAGGTAAAGAAAGTTCTGCAGTAAATGCTTAA
- a CDS encoding nucleotidyltransferase family protein yields MKTCGIVVEYNPFHFGHLYQIQKIKKELQVDAIIVVISGNFVQRGEPALLDKWTRTEDVLKQGVDVVIELPYIYASQSASQFAKAAIKILQLAQVDYVCFGSECGNLENLKEIAQTPVNPDYLHEAMRDGSSFPKAYSLLTGAMLPNDILAVSYLKALENSSIQPYLIQRQGEAYHSLKNKELASAQGIRYALRHKQDVSKATPLSFQGKQFHHWNEYYPFLRFQLLSSTRKELQSFFLVQEGIEKHLINCAKECENFEKFINMAVNYRYTQARIQRTCLQILNHIKKEDVQSLKPLHQFRILGFNTIGRKWLKENKKLPAIVKFSKLDEKLRQIELRTTYSYALVHHEQELIEREVKGPIFIEVTSNQ; encoded by the coding sequence ATGAAAACCTGTGGTATTGTTGTGGAATACAATCCCTTTCACTTTGGTCATCTTTACCAAATTCAAAAGATAAAAAAAGAGCTTCAAGTAGACGCTATCATTGTTGTGATATCTGGTAATTTTGTCCAACGAGGAGAGCCGGCCCTCTTAGATAAATGGACTAGGACCGAAGACGTTTTGAAACAAGGTGTGGATGTGGTCATTGAATTACCTTATATTTATGCTAGTCAAAGTGCTTCTCAATTCGCCAAAGCTGCGATTAAAATCCTTCAGTTAGCACAAGTGGACTATGTTTGTTTTGGTAGTGAATGTGGTAATCTGGAAAATCTAAAAGAAATTGCCCAAACTCCCGTCAATCCCGATTATTTACACGAAGCAATGCGGGATGGTAGTTCCTTTCCAAAAGCTTATTCTTTATTAACTGGAGCCATGTTACCAAATGACATTCTAGCGGTTAGTTACTTAAAAGCCTTAGAGAACTCCTCCATCCAGCCTTATTTAATTCAACGCCAAGGAGAAGCGTATCATAGCTTGAAAAATAAAGAATTAGCCTCTGCCCAAGGCATCCGTTATGCTTTAAGACATAAACAAGATGTTTCCAAAGCAACACCGCTATCCTTTCAAGGCAAACAATTTCATCATTGGAACGAGTATTACCCTTTCCTTCGCTTCCAACTTCTATCTAGCACAAGAAAAGAGTTACAATCCTTTTTCCTAGTCCAAGAAGGCATTGAGAAACATTTAATCAACTGTGCTAAGGAATGTGAAAACTTTGAAAAATTCATCAATATGGCAGTGAATTATCGTTACACCCAAGCTCGTATTCAAAGAACTTGTCTACAAATCCTAAATCATATTAAAAAAGAAGATGTTCAATCCCTAAAACCACTTCATCAATTTCGTATTCTTGGTTTCAATACGATTGGGCGAAAATGGTTAAAAGAAAATAAAAAGCTCCCCGCTATTGTGAAATTCTCTAAGCTAGATGAAAAGCTTCGTCAAATAGAATTAAGAACCACCTACAGCTATGCCCTTGTTCATCACGAACAAGAGCTCATCGAACGCGAAGTAAAAGGACCTATATTTATTGAGGTGACCTCCAATCAGTAG
- the ptsP gene encoding phosphoenolpyruvate--protein phosphotransferase, with translation MKGIAASQGIAIAKVYKLEQPVVEIGAEVKSVNEEMAILDKAMAKTISDIEAIKEVASKSLKAEELEIFDAHLMMANDPEYRSSIESSIQNDGVSAASAAKSVSDRMVGMFESMDDEYMKARATDIKDVSFRLLCNILGKEIPNLVTLKEPVVIVAKDLTPSDTGSLNKEYAKGFVTEMGGRTSHSAIMARSLEIPAIVGCGDLLSQVKNGDEIILDAIAGEIILNPSSEQVVSYQEKWLDFQKEKEELRSLKDKDSMTLDGHKVDLVGNIGSPADVQAVLDNGGEGVGLFRTEFLYMKSEEDFPSEEVQFSAYKQVLEAMEGRQVVIRTLDIGGDKKLKYYQFEEEMNPFLGVRAVRFCLMRKDVFRTQLRALLKASAYGKLAIMFPMIATVNEFREAKGLYDEVRAELEKEGVKMAKVQVGIMIEIPAAAVNADQLAKEADFFSIGTNDLIQYTMAADRMSQNVSYLYQPFNPSVLRLIKMAIDGAHSQGKWCGMCGEMAGDAQASPILLGLGLDEFSMSAVSILPARKVINSLSYEEMKKLADECVQLATAEEVKAHIEEVLGK, from the coding sequence ATGAAAGGTATTGCAGCATCGCAAGGTATTGCTATTGCGAAGGTTTATAAGCTAGAACAACCGGTTGTGGAAATTGGTGCAGAAGTAAAATCAGTGAATGAAGAAATGGCTATTTTAGATAAAGCCATGGCAAAGACTATTTCAGATATTGAAGCGATTAAGGAAGTAGCTTCTAAGAGCTTAAAGGCAGAAGAATTAGAAATCTTCGATGCTCATTTAATGATGGCAAATGATCCGGAATATCGCTCCTCCATTGAAAGTTCTATTCAAAATGATGGGGTTAGTGCCGCTAGTGCCGCTAAGAGTGTATCGGATAGGATGGTTGGCATGTTTGAAAGCATGGATGATGAATATATGAAAGCTCGTGCAACGGACATTAAGGATGTTTCATTCCGCCTTTTATGCAATATTTTAGGTAAAGAGATTCCAAATCTTGTGACTTTAAAGGAACCGGTTGTGATTGTAGCGAAAGATTTAACACCATCGGATACAGGTTCTTTAAATAAAGAATACGCAAAGGGTTTTGTGACTGAAATGGGTGGTCGTACTTCTCATTCGGCTATTATGGCTCGTTCTTTAGAGATTCCGGCTATTGTTGGTTGTGGTGATTTACTAAGCCAAGTTAAGAATGGTGATGAAATTATTTTAGATGCGATTGCAGGAGAAATCATTTTAAATCCAAGTTCTGAGCAAGTTGTATCTTATCAAGAAAAATGGCTGGATTTCCAAAAAGAAAAAGAGGAATTAAGGAGCTTAAAGGATAAAGATTCCATGACCTTGGATGGTCATAAAGTGGATTTAGTCGGTAACATCGGATCACCGGCAGATGTACAAGCTGTTTTGGATAACGGTGGTGAGGGTGTTGGTTTATTTCGTACTGAATTTTTATATATGAAGAGTGAGGAAGATTTCCCTAGTGAAGAGGTTCAATTTTCTGCTTATAAGCAAGTGTTAGAAGCGATGGAAGGTCGTCAAGTAGTTATTCGTACTTTGGATATTGGTGGCGATAAGAAATTAAAGTACTACCAATTTGAAGAAGAAATGAATCCCTTCTTAGGAGTTCGTGCGGTGCGTTTCTGCTTAATGAGAAAAGATGTTTTTCGTACTCAATTGCGAGCCCTATTAAAAGCTTCTGCTTATGGTAAGTTAGCGATTATGTTTCCAATGATTGCGACTGTGAATGAATTCCGTGAGGCTAAGGGATTGTATGATGAAGTTCGTGCTGAATTAGAAAAAGAAGGCGTGAAGATGGCTAAAGTTCAAGTTGGTATTATGATTGAAATTCCGGCAGCTGCGGTTAATGCAGACCAATTAGCGAAAGAAGCGGATTTCTTCTCTATTGGTACAAATGATTTAATCCAATACACCATGGCAGCTGACCGTATGAGTCAAAATGTTTCTTATCTATATCAACCATTCAATCCATCCGTTCTCCGTTTAATTAAGATGGCGATTGATGGCGCTCATTCACAGGGTAAATGGTGTGGTATGTGTGGTGAAATGGCTGGTGATGCTCAAGCTTCTCCTATTTTATTGGGACTAGGATTGGATGAATTCTCTATGTCAGCAGTTTCTATTTTGCCAGCGCGTAAGGTAATCAATTCTTTGAGTTATGAAGAGATGAAGAAACTAGCGGATGAATGTGTTCAATTGGCAACAGCAGAAGAAGTGAAAGCTCATATCGAAGAAGTATTAGGAAAATAA